A window of the Enterobacteriaceae bacterium 4M9 genome harbors these coding sequences:
- the lexA gene encoding repressor LexA, whose product MKALTARQQEVFDLIRDHISQTGMPPTRAEIAQRLGFRSPNAAEEHLKALARKGVIEIVSGASRGIRLLVEEEEGLPLVGRVAAGEPLLAQQHIEGHYQVDPSLFKPNADFLLRVSGMSMRDIGILDGDLLAVHKTQEARNGQVIVARIEDEVTVKRLKKQGNIVYLLPENSEFEPIEVDLRDQNFSIEGLAVGVIRNGEWL is encoded by the coding sequence ATGAAAGCGTTAACAGCCAGGCAGCAGGAGGTGTTTGACCTCATCCGGGATCACATCAGCCAGACAGGCATGCCTCCCACGCGTGCAGAAATTGCGCAGCGTCTGGGCTTTCGTTCACCCAACGCCGCTGAGGAGCACCTGAAGGCGCTGGCGCGTAAAGGCGTGATTGAAATTGTCTCTGGTGCATCACGCGGCATTCGCCTGCTGGTGGAAGAAGAAGAGGGTTTGCCGCTGGTTGGCCGTGTCGCCGCAGGCGAGCCGCTGCTGGCACAGCAGCATATTGAAGGCCATTACCAGGTTGACCCTTCTTTGTTTAAGCCGAATGCGGATTTTCTGCTGCGCGTCAGCGGCATGTCGATGCGCGATATCGGTATTCTTGATGGCGACCTGCTGGCCGTGCATAAAACTCAGGAAGCACGCAATGGTCAGGTGATTGTGGCGCGCATTGAAGACGAAGTGACCGTTAAGCGCCTCAAGAAGCAGGGCAACATCGTTTACCTGCTGCCAGAAAACAGCGAATTTGAGCCTATCGAAGTGGATCTGCGGGATCAAAACTTCTCTATTGAAGGCCTTGCCGTCGGTGTGATCCGCAACGGTGAGTGGCTCTAA
- a CDS encoding CsbD family protein, translated as MNKDEISGNWKQFKGTVKEKWGKLTDDDMTVIEGKRDQLVGKIQERYGYQKDQAEKEVSDWETRNDYRW; from the coding sequence ATGAATAAAGACGAAATCAGCGGTAACTGGAAACAGTTTAAAGGAACAGTGAAAGAAAAATGGGGCAAGCTCACCGATGATGACATGACAGTTATCGAAGGTAAGCGTGACCAGCTGGTCGGTAAAATCCAGGAAAGGTACGGATACCAGAAAGATCAGGCAGAAAAGGAAGTCAGTGACTGGGAAACCCGTAACGACTATCGCTGGTAA
- the dinF gene encoding MATE family efflux transporter DinF, which yields MFMLRKTDKALWRLALPMIFSNITVPLLGLVDTAVIGHLDSPDYLGGVAIGATATSFLFMLLLFLRMSTTGLTAQAYGAKDPLALARALVQPLLLALGAGLLIAVLRTPLIELALHVVGGNEQVLHQARRFLEIRWLSAPASLANLVLLGWLLGVQYARAPVILLVVGNLLNIVLDLWLVMGLHMNVQGAALATVVAEYGTLLIGLVMVRKVLRLRDIPFSLLRQAVHGNIRRLLALNRDIMLRSLLLQICFASITIFGARLGGEIVAVNAVLMTLLTFTAYALDGFAYAVEAHSGRAFGARNGGQLLEVWHAACRQAGIVALCFAAIYAVAGQYIVALLTSLPELRALASHYLPWQAILPVVGVWCYLLDGMFIGATRGAEMRNSMAVAALGFVLTLLTLPRLGNHGLWLALAVFLALRGLSLGFIWRRHWRNGTWFSANSAR from the coding sequence ATGTTCATGCTACGCAAAACAGACAAAGCGCTCTGGCGGCTGGCGCTGCCGATGATCTTCTCTAACATCACCGTGCCGCTGCTCGGACTGGTGGATACGGCGGTGATTGGCCATCTGGACTCTCCTGACTATCTCGGCGGTGTGGCGATAGGTGCTACCGCAACCAGTTTTCTGTTTATGCTGTTGCTGTTCTTGCGAATGAGCACCACCGGGTTAACCGCACAGGCCTATGGTGCCAAAGACCCGCTGGCATTGGCCCGCGCACTGGTGCAGCCGTTATTGCTGGCGCTGGGAGCGGGGCTGCTGATTGCCGTGCTGCGTACACCGCTTATTGAGCTGGCGCTGCATGTGGTGGGCGGCAATGAACAGGTGTTGCACCAGGCACGGCGCTTTCTGGAAATCCGCTGGTTGAGCGCCCCGGCATCGCTGGCAAACCTTGTGTTGCTGGGCTGGCTTTTGGGCGTGCAATACGCCAGAGCGCCGGTGATTCTGCTGGTGGTGGGCAACCTGCTCAACATTGTGCTGGATCTGTGGCTGGTGATGGGCCTGCACATGAACGTGCAGGGCGCGGCGCTGGCGACGGTCGTGGCTGAATACGGCACGCTGTTGATTGGTCTGGTGATGGTGCGCAAGGTGCTGCGCCTGCGTGACATTCCTTTCAGCCTGCTCAGGCAGGCGGTGCACGGCAATATTCGCCGCCTGCTGGCGCTGAACCGCGACATCATGCTGCGCTCGCTGCTGCTGCAAATCTGCTTTGCTTCCATCACCATTTTTGGCGCACGACTCGGCGGTGAAATCGTGGCGGTGAACGCCGTGCTGATGACGCTGCTCACCTTTACCGCCTACGCGCTGGATGGTTTTGCCTATGCGGTAGAAGCGCACTCGGGCCGTGCCTTTGGTGCCCGTAACGGCGGGCAACTGCTGGAGGTATGGCACGCAGCCTGTCGCCAGGCAGGCATTGTTGCACTGTGTTTTGCCGCCATTTACGCCGTGGCGGGTCAGTATATTGTGGCGCTACTGACCTCGCTGCCTGAACTGCGCGCGCTGGCGAGCCACTACCTGCCCTGGCAGGCGATTTTGCCGGTGGTTGGCGTCTGGTGCTATTTGCTCGATGGCATGTTTATTGGCGCCACTCGCGGGGCAGAGATGCGCAACAGCATGGCGGTAGCGGCACTGGGCTTTGTCCTGACGTTGCTCACGCTCCCCAGGCTTGGCAATCATGGTTTATGGCTGGCGCTGGCGGTTTTTCTGGCACTGCGGGGGCTGTCGCTTGGTTTTATCTGGCGGCGACACTGGCGCAACGGCACCTGGTTTAGCGCCAACAGCGCGCGCTGA